A window from Camelus dromedarius isolate mCamDro1 chromosome 9, mCamDro1.pat, whole genome shotgun sequence encodes these proteins:
- the LOC105088040 gene encoding free fatty acid receptor 2 → MPNLHNSLILAAYIVIFFIGLPANLLALRAFVGRVRQPDPAPIHILLLSLTLADLLLLLLLPFKIIEAASDFRWYLPKLVCALMGFGFYSSTYCSTWLLAGISLERYLGVAFPVRYKLSRRPLYGVIAVLVAWTLSFGHCTVVIVVQYLNSTQRATDVSETTCYVNFTREQLRLVLPVRLELCLVLFFIPMVVTIFCYWRFVWIMLTQPHVGAQRRRRAVGLAVVSLLNFLVCFGPYNISHLVGFHTKESPKWRAEAVVFSSLNAGLDPLLFYFSSSVVRRTFGKGLQALRHQGSSLLGCRGRQTAEVAVANGDRGVSQAEGGPSSDFTTD, encoded by the coding sequence ATGCCCAACTTGCACAACTCCTTGATCCTCGCAGCCTATATTGTCATCTTCTTCATCGGTCTCCCTGCCAACCTCCTGGCCCTGCGGGCCTTCGTGGGGCGGGTCCGCCAGCCTGACCCTGCCCCCATCCACATCCTCCTGCTCAGCCTGACGCTGGCGgacctcctgctgctgctgctgctgccctttAAGATCATCGAGGCGGCGTCTGACTTCCGCTGGTATCTGCCCAAGCTGGTCTGCGCCCTCATGGGCTTCGGCTTCTACAGCAGCACCTACTGCAGCACGTGGCTGCTGGCGGGCATCAGCCTGGAGCGCTACCTGGGAGTGGCCTTCCCCGTGCGGTACAAGCTGTCCCGCCGGCCCCTGTACGGGGTCATTGCTGTGCTGGTCGCCTGGACCTTGTCGTTTGGTCACTGCACCGTCGTGATCGTCGTTCAGTACTTGAACTCAACCCAGAGGGCCACAGATGTGAGCGAGACTACCTGCTATGTGAACTTCACCCGAGAGCAGCTGCGCCTGGTGCTTCCCGTGCGGCTGGAGCTGTGCCTCGTCCTCTTCTTCATCCCCATGGTGGTCACCATCTTCTGCTACTGGCGCTTTGTGTGGATCATGCTCACCCAGCCCCACGTGGGGGCCCAGAGGCGGCGCCGAGCGGTGGGGCTGGCTGTCGTTTCGCTCCTTAATTTCCTGGTGTGCTTCGGGCCCTATAACATCTCCCACCTGGTGGGGTTTCACACGAAGGAAAGCCCCAAATGGCGGGCGGAAGCTGTGGTATTCAGTTCCCTCAATGCCGGTCTGGACCCTctgcttttctatttctcttcttcGGTCGTGCGCAGGACCTTTGGGAAAGGGCTGCAGGCACTGCGGCATCAGGGCTCCTCCCTGCTGGGATGCAGAGGCAGGCAGACAGCGGAGGTGGCGGTGGCGAATGGGGACAGGGGTGTGAGTCAAGCAGAAGGAGGGCCAAGTTCTGACTTCACCACGGACTAG